The Spea bombifrons isolate aSpeBom1 chromosome 7, aSpeBom1.2.pri, whole genome shotgun sequence genomic interval TtttaagatataaaatatatttatattatatttaaattatttatattaagatATAAAAGCAGGGCCGTATCTAGCTCCTTTTTGCGCCTGAGGCAAGAacggaaaattgtgccccccagctatttttttttaagacaattaAGTTCTACTGTTTTTAAAAGCAGAACAATGCATATATTCCAAGTGTTACATTATCAATGCAGGGAATATAGAATGCTATTATCTCCTGGTGTCTCATCGCCATCTTTGCTTTGTGGGTAATTTGAAAATCACCATGGACAGACCTGTCTTGCCAGAAAATATATTGCAACGTAAACAAGAAATATAAGCCTGACAAACCAGAGCCTGCAACTAAATAGTAGAGCACagagaatttaaagggacattctgccaccatatgcactttattgcATATGACAGCTTAGAGGTCCCTTTAACTTGAGTGGATATTTTAAGGCGCCATCATCAAATACAATACTGTAATTGATCTTAATTTTTACTGGTAACTGGGAATCTAAgagatgtatttttaaatttgtatacAACTGTCGAGGAACTTCTGAGAACTTTGGGGTTCTTTAAGTGTTCATTTAAAAACGACCTCTATTATTTTACCATATGCTGCACATGAGAGCTGGCTTCTTGCGGCCGCAcgacatttaaatgtattgccCCATCACAGTGATTTTGTAGTAACAGCCTTAAAGAGGAATTGCCCGGCTGCGATTAGTCTCAAGCAGGTGAAGTCCAGAAAGTTTACAGTAAGATCCCAATTGCTTATTCACTGGGGGGAGCACGGGAAATTAAGAAACAGTTGGATGAATTGTCCTGGCTATGCTTTTGCAATGCATTATGTAGGGTCCTTTACTATCTTAATGCAATtcaccatttagtgaataaacccctatgtGTAGTTGATGAGGGTGGAAtaaagtacagtatatatagacaCTACAGGTTGCTACATCTTTGAATCTGTTTGCAAAATATAAATGATTATAATAGTGGTAATAAAACTAAAGGGATGAGCAGGTATGTAATCAGGAGGACGTGTATAGCGACTAGACACGGTTAAATAGTATATCCCACTTACTTGCGCTTGTATTTCTCCAAGTCAGCATCCACAATATCAGCAAGTGGCAGATTAAACAAGCTAAACGAGGCGTACACAAGAACCCTAGAAAGACAGAGAGACATGTTATTAAAAGAGCACAAGCACTTACGTCCCTACAGCCTGCATGGCTTGGGGCTGTTGACACAGAACCTGTTATTTACCGGTGATACTCGTCTTCGCTGTAAATAATTTGAAAActggttctttttattttattgtttttggcgTATTACATGCGGACGTACATTACATTTTGCCCTGTATAATCCATAATTCAATTTTGTAAGGAGGCTTAGAAGAAATCTTACTTAGAAAGCTTATTGGGGTCGGCTTTTCACACAACTCTCCTTACAGCTctgctctccctttagtgaataaaccccataagACTTAACTGCAAACCAGCAGTGTGGTCCATCATGAAACAATTGACATCTACACTGCAGACATTactaccagggccggcccaagacaaaatgccgcctggggcgaagtttaaaatgcccccccattatctactcccccccccctgtacttacctttcagcattcctgcggcgagtctccctgctcggaaaatgatgtcatcttccggcgctcagcattacaagtcggcaccgagactgagctagagggctcacagaggagagcgagaggggcgccgagcgggtaccgacaacttggtaagcgaaaaccactcggcgcccctctctctcttccgctttaaaaaaaaaaaaaaaaaaagggcttggggcggcaaagtgcaaAACTGCATTAATTATGGAAGTATGGATTTACTTACATATTGGTGGTGAGGAATACGGCCAGAACATAGTAATGCTGGGATCCAACTAACAGCATGAGGACAGCAGCTATGACTTCTACATAGAATGCACTCAAGATGACTTTGTAGTAGCCAATTTTCGTCAGTAATGAATGACTGATGAGCACAAGAAACTGAAACACAAACGAGACATATAAGGCTGGATCCCACACCGGAGATAAATCTATTACAGGGAACTAAACGGAAATCCTTGTATAgaaaaacaagataaaacaGTGATTTGTGTTATCGCAATTGAACAACCTGGCCCAGTATACCCCTGCTTCTTCAATGCAATGTATGTAAAAATCTATACAATTAGTTACTTAATTCAACCCATAGTTGAACTGGCATGAAAATGCTGGGGCTAACTCTctgtagtgggggggggggttacagttTTGTCTTTGTATACAtagcagtatacagtaatagtaATATTCAGTAAAGTTTTCAGGAGGTCTCTGCTCATTTAGAGGGGCACAGAAGACAGATATGTAGAACAGAACATCAGCTGCTCTTCTGCTAGACTCCATCGATAGGGTCACTGGTGGTGCAGAGGTGTCCATGCCCCATTGGCCCTTGTGGTGAGGTTGCAACTGCGCACTCCACAGTTAATCTTGGGGTTATAAAGTTCTCAACAGACCGCTTTATTCTTCAACTATAGAATTCTatctggggaaaaaataactataaaatttTACCTGAGGAAAAATGAAACCAGCTCCATACATGATGCTCCTTACAAAGGAAGGAAGCGCATCTCTGGGGATGAGGTTCTCAGCAAAAATCATCATGAAGTTGCTGCAGAAGGTGGCATGAAAGACTTGGAAGAAGTTCATTGATACAAAAATGACAAAGTTTCTTTGGGTTAATATTTCTTTGGTGAGAGTAAAGACGGAGGACCAAGAGAGCGCGGTGTTTGATTTACTTCTCTCCACAGAGCTGTCCTTTTGTTCATACTGGCTGACTCCAAACACGCCAGTGTAGCACATGCACAGGGTGGACAGGAAAGCCAGAAACACAGTGAATGTCTGAAAGTTGGAGAATTTCTCCATGTTATCAGATACCAGTCCACAAAAGAGGATACTAGAGGAACCGAGAAGGGAGGCTACTTGGTTATACTTGATGAGCTGAAGGCGGTTTTCATGCCTGGTTGAAATCTCGGCAAAGAGTGCACACTGCGCTAGCAGCACAAACGTAAGCATGCCATCAAATACGCAGAGCGCGACCACCAGGTGGACGCCGCTGAGCCAGTCGCCTTCCGTGTAATCTTTCCAGGGAAACCAAGGAAGGAGGAAGGCCAGGGCGTAAAATGGGGCGCCGTAGAAAATGGAGTTGCGGCGCAGGGAGCAGCACGGCACCTTGGAGTTATCTTGAATGTAACCAAACAAAGGGTCATTGATGGCGTTCCAGATCATGAATACCACCTAGAAAACAGAAGACAACGATGAAGTAAGACTGAGAAGCACACAATCATTTACTAAGAACTCAAAACACAATGCTTTGGCCAGAGATACGGTCATCTGAGggacacatattcattcataatCTGGACATGTATGTATTGTTGTATCCATTATGCCCTTTtaaccatttatattttttaagtctgcagcaaaaagtttccaccCCGATCTGCTTTCTGTCTTCCTGATCCTGATGATTCCTAAAAACACCATATTTGGTTTTTCtggatttattattgttatttttaataaagctgcatcatattcagcagcgctgtacaaagggtaaacaggacataacaatctgGAGTAACAGAATATAATCACTTGCAATTGAACCACTTGCTATTACCCTGCAAATCCCATCAATCTCAGATTACCTGCAGCCAAATAAACCCAAATCTGGaatatattttgattattttatagTTTCATGGTtggttatagatatatatatatatatatatatatatatatatatatatataatatatgctgcATTACTATATTAGAATACCTGTGCTTGATGAAAGGCTCCCTCCGATATCTTGTACCGGTTCAGAAACAGCTTCAcgtagtaaaaattaaatatactgtTCATCATGCCGGCTCCTAACGTGGTCATGCAATAGGCCAGGGCCGGCCAGTGGACTCCTAAGGACAGCCTCATGTTCAGGATTTACCTAACAGAAGGAAGACATGTAGCTGTTACGACGGTTCCGTGCGTTACCCGGAACAGACAGTGTCACATGAGCCGGTTCGCTTGACAATCTCTGATGTTGTCTAACAGGTACCGCGATCTATGTAGGTcatgtatgcaaaaaaaaaaaaccccaaaaaacacagcTTGTTAGTTTATGGCAGCCGGGTGTttgctgtatgttttttttctatgcagtCTAGATAATATGCATATGcccgtttaaccctttcagtactaGAGGGGTGAGCAACACAGGACTGGCActgaaataatgaaaagaaatgaaaattgCGCACACCTTTCCGCTTGTTGGTCACACCTGACACTACTATGATTCCGAATTACTGCGGAACCATCAGGAATTACCTATCGCAGCAAATACAGAAGGACTGTAAACTCCTTTAACCCTTCCAAAGACGGAAAGGAATTAAAATCCGTGCCGCACGTGCTGGAACAACAGCATCCTCTAATATTCTGCCAAAACTAAGAACTGTCTCTAAGAGTACGGTACAGTCGGCAGGTATGCTATAAGTTATTCCTGCGTTAAGATTCTAAAAGCAGTGCGTACACAAAGAACCCACTGCTATTGGCTGTTTAAGCTAAAACTAgcatgatgtcatttttactattatttatttatatagcgccatcctattctgcagcgctgtacaaagcgtaaacaggacacaacaagcaatgcatcacataacaatttggacttacaaAAACATGtagaattttaaattaaaacttaCGTTTAATCAATTCAATCACCCTCACATGGTTTTCGATGCACATATTTAACACGTGATGTTGTCAGAGTGAATAAATAACTTATAGACACACTGTAGCTTAGGACAAACCCATTTTTAAAGCAACAGGCCTTAAGAAGATGTTACAATGTAAGGTACGGGAAGGATGGCACCCAGATCTATagaattattattgatttaaattGCTTCTTATTTACAGCACATAACATGTGATCATGATGCCGTCATAACTAAAATAATACGAATCATCGCTGTATCTGCGAAAGAGAGGTTCTGATATTTcaaataatcacattttttaatcagctgccatttaaatatatatatatatataatgataaatatgcattaaattcAATAATACCAGGAAATGACAGCGAGGACTCATGGGCAGAAGGGCCGGCAGATGCTCTACCGACACTCGCACAGGGGTCTGGAGACCTCGAAGCTCCCACCAGCCTGTTGCCCCTCGCAACCCGGATGCTGCCTGAGCATCAGCATAACACGGAAATCAACTACGGGCGTTTTCCACTATTGTATCCATTGAAAGTGAAGCCAGCGCTGGTTGGTCTGCGATGATTCGTGTAAAGGTATATCAATCATAATAACTTCTGACTTAATTGGCTTATTATACGAAGAGTCCCGCCCCTTAAGAGGTTGGACCTTATGGGTTCGGATTGCCACGTTGCGGCGAAGCTTTGGTGATGTTCGGCTGTTTCCGGAGGGGTTCGGGAATAGTGGTGGGAGGGGTAGCAGTGAGGAGATAGGGAGCAGTCGGAGCTGTCAGCGGTAGCTGGAGAAGCCGACGCCTGCAGCGCACGGGAGTCTGCAGAGAGTGCACCGTACCCGGGCTGCCCCAGCCGCAGACATGCTCACCGACAGCAACGTGGAAGAGTTTGAGATCAAGGAGGATGAGCCCTGGTATGACCATCAGGATCTCCAGCAAGGTGAGCCAGGGAGGGGCGTTTAAAGGGCAGCCCGGTACCTCCATGTGCGGCGGGCATTCATCTCACTCCTCGCATTGTGACCCGGGCTCGCCCTTCCTTCATGGCTCGCCCCAAGGAGCGCGCGGGGGTTTAAATGCCAGCTAGCCATGTGGCTTCATTACACCATAACAcactatttgtgttttttctacaCGAAATCCTTTACTGTATGTAAAtactgtttgtgtatgtatgtgataatctataatataataatcctATATTGATCTAAAATAGAGATTAGCATTTGAAGCtcggacctctgaggtcttgaaagtTGCTGTGACATCTGTGGGCtccgtgtgttttttttttttcgtgtttTAAACCCCGGTTTGTTATTGCGGTCACCGGGCGGACTTCTCCCCTGTCCGCTTCCCATCATGGGCTGTAATCTCAGGTTTAATTAAGACTCGGGTATTACGGATGGGGCATAAAGCAGGCTGTTAATCCTGGAGGCTGGTGATGAAATCTTTGCACTCCGTGCTGAGATAAGGACAATGACTGCATCATACATGAGTTTATTATCAAGGGAAAGATGGGTTTTATGTGACGTCACTCATCAAGGTTAAGAATTAGACAGCAGGTGGTCCTGTTTGGAGTAGATCTGAACTAAACTGCTTTAGACCCCGTGAACCCTGTAGCTGCTGAGTTGGGCTGCAAATCCCACCAACCTCAGGCATCCTCACTTGGCTACCTGCATTTCCCAAACTTTTCTGGTACACTTTTCTGATAAATATACTGCTTTCCATCTTAAATCCTCTTTCAGAACACATTGAATGCATGAAAAGGCTTAAGCTGTTAACTCATCAATCTAAAGATAATGATTAAGCAATGCAGGCGCCGGGGCCGGCGTGTACTTTAACTTGTAACGGATGTGTTGATGTAATCTCTTTAAGAGCAATGGTGCGGGATTCCAGACGCCTCCCAGTGTTACCGAGAgctgtattcactaaagctattttatatagcgccgtcatattccatagtgctgtattCACTGATAAAAATGAAAGTGGTGCTGATTGTATGTTTCATGGGGATATTCAGTGTACGCAATAAATTACGCTCTTCTTATGATGATTCACTACTAAACTATTAAAATGAATTTGCAGTTTTTAGCTCCTCTGCAAACAGTACATCCAAGCCTTGTACATACTActacttttatttgtatttcatcCAAAACGAGGATCTGCCACGGCTTTCGCCAGAGAGCGATCGCTGAATGTTTTGTTTGTCAATTGGTGTCTTGTCTAGAAAATGTTTAGTGTTAACATTTAAGTCCGGGAACTGGGATCTGTGGCAAAATGTGGCGCAGCTAGTAGCTCAATGataggggaggaataatcgcatagatcctgagaacagaacATTACGGTGGCTGCTGTTATCCaaggttttatagttatttcagTCTCCCTGCACACAAAAGCCATTCCGGTTTCAGCCCCCGCAGATTCACGATGTAAAGATCTATTGAGACAGATCTGCCATCAGTGACCTCTTAGTGACTCGCACCACGATGCAGCTTTATGCTTCCTTATCGGGAATACAAAAGCTGATTTACAAAGCGAAGATCCTTAACG includes:
- the LOC128501660 gene encoding transmembrane protein 180-like; protein product: MRLSLGVHWPALAYCMTTLGAGMMNSIFNFYYVKLFLNRYKISEGAFHQAQVVFMIWNAINDPLFGYIQDNSKVPCCSLRRNSIFYGAPFYALAFLLPWFPWKDYTEGDWLSGVHLVVALCVFDGMLTFVLLAQCALFAEISTRHENRLQLIKYNQVASLLGSSSILFCGLVSDNMEKFSNFQTFTVFLAFLSTLCMCYTGVFGVSQYEQKDSSVERSKSNTALSWSSVFTLTKEILTQRNFVIFVSMNFFQVFHATFCSNFMMIFAENLIPRDALPSFVRSIMYGAGFIFPQFLVLISHSLLTKIGYYKVILSAFYVEVIAAVLMLLVGSQHYYVLAVFLTTNMVLVYASFSLFNLPLADIVDADLEKYKRKSPLSSMVFGTNALFTKPAQSLAPMLVVNLLNQYGYENLAGKVDQPDPSLFLGLHDAMFYLACLVPLCIAIVQIVIWTPYSIRSSHVVSSH